In Macrobrachium nipponense isolate FS-2020 chromosome 25, ASM1510439v2, whole genome shotgun sequence, one genomic interval encodes:
- the LOC135198967 gene encoding uncharacterized protein K02A2.6-like, which translates to MHAGLVGLGAILVQKQDNGCFKPVIYASRSLTDVERRYSQTEKEALAVVWACERFRLYVLGIHFELINDHKPLEVIYSPKSKPPLRIERWALRLQPFDFKVKYKPGRANAADALSRLPLSDIPKSNVAEEYAYFIPKSATPVALTTREIEQESGVDVELSKVRQAVRTGDWNEVPDFKYVKDEICIFGCLLLRGQSIIPKSLRRQILDLAHEGHQGIVKCKSRLRQKVWWPGLDKEVVRCLDHWFTSHGLPELIVTDNGVQFTSAEFKDFVWVNGICHRKVTPYSPQANGEVERQNRSIMKATETIRAERNYWRKELNTFLEAYRSTPQTVTNVSLAEIMYGRKIRTKLF; encoded by the exons ATGCTGGTCTAGTTGGACTAGGAGCTATTTTAGTACAGAAACAGGATAATGGATGTTTCAAACCTGTGATTTATGCCAGTAGATCTTTGACAGATGTTGAACGTCGGTACTCCCAGACAGAAAAAGAGGCGCTTGCCGTTGTTTGGGCTTGTGAAAGGTTTAGATTGTATGTATTAGGTATTCATTTTGAGTTAATTAATGATCATAAGCCACTGGAGGTAATATATTCTCCCAAGTCAAAACCTCCTTTGCGTATTGAAAGGTGGGCTCTAAGACTGCAGCCTTTTGATTTCAAAGTGAAGTATAAACCTGGGAGGGCTAATGCAGCTGATGCATTGTCGAGACTGCCTTTATCAGATATTCCTAAAAGTAATGTAGCTGAAGAATATGCTTATTTTATTCCCAAAAGTGCAACACCAGTAGCCTTAACTACTAGGGAAATTGAACAAGAGTCTGGTGTTGATGTTGAGTTGAGTAAAGTCCGTCAGGCTGTCAGAACTGGTGATTGGAATGAGGTTCCAgattttaaatatgttaaagatgAAATATGTATTTTTGGATGTTTACTCTTAAGAGGTCAAAGCATAATACCTAAATCTTTGAGAAGGCAAATTCTTGATTTAGCTCACGAAGGCCATCAGGGAattgtaaaatgtaaaagtaGACTAAGACAGAAAGTGTGGTGGCCAGGATTAGATAAAGAG GTGGTAAGATGCCTTGATCATTGGTTTACATCTCATGGTTTACCAGAGCTCATTGTAACTGATAATGGTGTGCAGTTTACATCTGCAGAGTTTAAAGATTTTGTATGGGTAAATGGTATTTGTCATAGAAAAGTAACTCCGTATTCCCCTCAAGCTAATGGTGAAGTGGAAAGACAAAATAGGTCTATTATGAAGGCTACTGAAACAATTAGGGCTGAAAGGAACTATTGGAGGAAagaattaaatacttttcttgaaGCTTACAGATCCACTCCACAGACTGTAACTAATGTCAGTCTTGCTGAAATCATGTATGGTAGGAAAATTAGAACAAAATTGTTCTAA